A genomic region of Lodderomyces elongisporus chromosome 5, complete sequence contains the following coding sequences:
- the MNN4_1 gene encoding mannosyltransferase — protein MAATHPYRQSSYNGIKPHHSPLSSISSNHNNHNNNHHHHQNIFGTLQSTFIKFSNRICIKLGINREHRRNIQLLILTVLIFCITFSLVLFTPNREKISDMLLSSPGTIINQFGSMYDKIEVNINSTEEATFNKNLNNLLQNKLEDEEKNTKPGKLWVLQNGIYNKMSEIPVPSYFYSKKETKPEVQPFDSRFTLAMYYNYINKVLSSKKTETSGISETRSETSETSEPSDRISVPSNWIDWKDLSSLYPYILASESDKLSCSDLDSHNDHDLIKGKEEAKVEKEKAWEKEKEKKKELEKEKEKKEKEKEKEKNENDQKGLQKRDLKHYGEVFDHERWCVPDSNLSPDHNDGHKLHPGFNVFRPPGRMTESKYRYAGQSYLYSFAPPPSQIVFLTDKGPISVDTDSNLGLLNNQLPEQYVADSSSSTKINLVKEFQTLKNNYNLDETKLISSYHHNIPEEHFKFNQTQALADLEKRIASGEKLNQREINYKESLEFSIDKIKNSHPGKYFYEAKLMGTNHGDHYDWRFFNKMLLMSREQAMTLHHLVRAWLSFTRQNGITTWIAHGSLLSWYWNGMNFPWDFDIDVQVPIRDLHLLSMNFNQSLIVEDPTEGTGRYFLDCGSYVGLREKNNGNNAIDARFIDVDTGMYVDITALAVSNTKAEEKYWKDNLPSHVKINENDWTELNTVMKLYNCRNNHFYSYDEISPLVKTVADGEIAYIPAKWENMLKREYRLGMTQPKFEKHVWLDKLRIWVPEEDVYYFLRNKTSWIEYYSKPASERNGVDSNGNPILPSYCLTEEEKAELRKFHNPFKDPAYLYALRDSHLEAIKNATLQDMEAFLLKDELLLTYISSRRFTWFHMDEMENKLLAGDVGESVLGLAKELVVESGTNLELEKHIRTGSMMFDPFLYNMVMRGESFESRIENVQRLMSLNQE, from the coding sequence ATGGCTGCAACTCATCCTTACAGGCAGCTGTCCTATAACGGAATTAAACCACACCATAGCCCGTTACTGCTGATATCTagcaaccacaacaaccacaacaacaaccaccaccaccaccagaacATATTTGGCACATTGCAAAGCACATTCATCAAGTTTCTGAATCGAATATGCATCAAACTAGGTATCAACAGAGAACATAGGCGAAATATCCAGCTACTCATACTCACAGTACTTATATTCTGCATCACCTTCCTGTTGGTGCTTTTCACTCCCAACCGTGAAAAGATCCTGGACATGTTATTGTCGTCCCCCGGAACAATTATAAACCAGTTTGGATCGATGTACGACAAAATCGAAGTAAATATCAATTCTACAGAAGAAGCAACATTCAACAAAAACTTGAATAATTTgttacaaaacaaattggaggatgaagaaaaaaacactaaaCCAGGCAAATTGtgggttttgcaaaatggcATTTACAACAAAATGAGCGAGATTCCTGTACCTAGCTATTTTTACTCAAAGAAAGAGACTAAACCCGAAGTTCAACCATTTGACTCGAGATTCACTTTGGCAATGTACTACAACtatataaataaagtaCTACTGAGTAAAAAGACAGAGACAAGTGGCATTAGTGAAACTCGGAGTGAAACTAGTGAAACTAGTGAGCCATCAGATAGAATTAGTGTACCCTCTAATTGGATCGATTGGAAAGATCTTAGCTCATTGTACCCATACATCTTGGCCCTGGAACTGGATAAATTGCTGTGTTCTGACTTGGACTCACACAATGATCACGACTTAATCAAGGGTAAAGAAGAGgcaaaagttgaaaaagaaaaagcatgggaaaaggaaaaagaaaagaaaaaggaactagaaaaagaaaaggagaaaaaagaaaaagaaaaagaaaaggagaaaaatgaaaatgaccAAAAAGGGTTGCAAAAGAGAGACTTGAAGCACTATGGAGAAGTGTTTGACCACGAGAGATGGTGCGTACCAGATTCAAACCTTTCACCTGACCACAATGACGGCCACAAGTTGCACCCAGGCTTCAACGTGTTCCGACCACCAGGTCGTATGACAGAATCCAAGTACAGATACGCTGGACAATCCTATCTATATTCATttgcaccaccaccatcccAAATTGTCTTTCTCACAGACAAAGGACCAATCAGTGTAGACACAGACTCAAACTTGGGTCTTTTGAATAACCAATTACCCGAACAATACGTTGCAGactcttcttcatccacCAAGATCAATCTTGTAAAGGAGTTTCaaactttgaaaaacaactacaacttaGACGAAACAAAGCTCATTAGTTCATACCACCACAATATCCCCGAAGAACACTTTAAATTCAACCAGACACAAGCACTTGCTGatttagaaaaaagaattgctCTGGGTGAAAAACTTAATCAGAGAGAGATCAACTACAAGGAGTCTCTCGAATTTTCTATCGACAAGATCAAAAATAGTCATCCAGGTAAGTACTTTTATGAAGCCAAATTGATGGGTACCAACCACGGTGATCATTACGATTGGCGatttttcaacaagatGCTCTTGATGTCGCGTGAACAGGCAATGACATTGCACCATTTGGTCCGCGCATGGCTTTCTTTTACTAGACAAAATGGTATCACTACATGGATAGCACATGGCTCTCTTTTGTCGTGGTACTGGAATGGAATGAACTTTCCTTGGGATTTCGATATAGATGTACAAGTGCCTATAAGAGACTTGCATCTCCTCAGTATGAATTTCAACCAGAGTTTAATTGTTGAAGATCCAACTGAAGGAACAGGTAGATACTTTTTGGATTGTGGATCATATGTTGGACTTCGTGAGAAGAATAATGGAAACAATGCCATTGATGCAAGGTTCATCGATGTTGACACAGGAATGTACGTTGACATTACTGCGCTTGCAGTAAGCAACACCAAGGCCGAGGAAAAATACTGGAAAGATAATTTGCCACTGCATGTCAAGattaatgaaaatgatTGGACAGAATTAAACACGGTGATGAAATTGTACAACTGCAGAAATAACCATTTCTACTCGTACGATGAGATAAGCCCCTTGGTGAAGACCGTTGCTGATGGCGAGATTGCATATATTCCAGCCAAATGGGAAAATATgttgaaaagagaatatAGATTGGGTATGACCCAaccaaaatttgaaaaacacGTGTGGTTGGACAAATTGAGAATTTGGGTTCCCGAAGAGGATGTGTACTACTTTTTGAGAAACAAGACAAGCTGGATTGAGTATTACTCAAAGCCGGCACTGGAAAGAAATGGTGTTGATAGTAACGGAAACCCTATTTTACCATCATACTGCTTAActgaagaggaaaaagcaGAGTTGCGCAAGTTCCATAACCCATTCAAAGACCCAGCATACTTGTATGCCTTGAGAGATTCTCATTTGGAAGCGATCAAAAACGCTACCTTGCAAGATATGGAAGCGTTTTTGCTAAAAGATGAGTTGTTGCTCACGTATATTTCCTCTAGACGGTTTACGTGGTTCCACATGGACgaaatggaaaacaaaCTACTTGCTGGTGATGTCGGAGAGTCTGTTTTGGGTTTAGCAAAGGAGTTGGTGGTGGAATCTGGAACCAACCTTGAATTGGAAAAGCATATCAGAACAGGCTCAATGATGTTTGACCCATTCCTTTATAATATGGTGATGCGCGGTGAAAGTTTTGAACTGAGAATTGAGAATGTTCAAAGATTAATGTCGCTAAATCAAGAATGA
- the PDC2 gene encoding Pyruvate decarboxylase 2: MSEITLGRYFFERLHQLKVDTIFGLPGDFNLSLLDKVYEIDGMRWAGNANELNAGYAADGYARIKGIAAVVSTFGVGELSLTNAIAGSFAEHCAILNIVGLPSVNAQAKQLLLHHTLGNGDFTVFHRMFKNISQTSAFIADINTAPQEIDRCIRDAYIYQRPVYVGLPSNLVDLMVPASLLETPLDLSLKPNDPDAQDEVIETVERIIKDAKNPVILVDACASRHNCKGEVAQLVDATQFPVFTTPMGKSGVNESHPRFGGVYVGSLSRPDVKEAVESADLILSIGALLSDFNTGSFSYAYKTKNVVEFHSDYTKIRQATFPGVQMKEALNKLLKTVKSAVNPSYVPSPVPQQKLINSPAEPETPLTQEYLWTKVSSWFKEGDIIITETGTSAFGIVQSRFPNNTIGISQVLWGSIGYTVGATLGAAMAAQEIDPKKRVILFVGDGSLQLTVQEISTLCKWECNNTYLYVLNNDGYTIERLIHGQNASYNDIQPWNNLQLLPLFNAKDYECIRVATVGELNDLFDKKDFSISDKIRMIEVMLARMDAPANLVAQAKLSEMTNAQS; encoded by the coding sequence ATGTCTGAAATTACGTTAGGTAGATATTTCTTTGAAAGATTACATCAATTGAAGGTGGATACCATCTTTGGTTTACCAGGTGATTTCAACTTATCGCTCTTGGACAAAGTCTACGAGATTGATGGTATGAGATGGGCAGGTAATGCCAATGAGTTAAATGCAGGTTACGCTGCCGACGGGTACGCAAGAATTAAGGGTATTGCTGCTGTCGTTTCAAcatttggtgttggtgaaTTATCATTGACAAACGCAATCGCCGGTTCCTTTGCCGAGCACTGTGCAATCTTGAATATTGTCGGTTTACCATCAGTCAATGCTCAAGCTaaacaattgttgttgcaccATACTTTGGGTAATGGCGACTTTACTGTTTTCCACAGAATGTTCAAAAACATTAGTCAAACAAGTGCATTCATTGCTGATATCAACACTGCACCACAAGAAATTGACAGATGTATTAGAGACGCTTACATTTACCAAAGACCAGTATATGTTGGTTTGCCCTCAAACTTGGTGGACTTGATGGTTCCTGCTTCACTTTTGGAAACACCTTTGGACCTCAGCTTGAAACCAAACGACCCAGATGCTCAAGATGAAGTTATCGAGACCGTTGAAAGAATCATTAAGGATGCTAAGAACCCAGTTATTTTGGTAGATGCCTGTGCATCAAGACACAACTGTAAGGGCGAAGTTGCTCAATTGGTCGATGCCACACAATTCCCAGTTTTCACCACTCCAATGGGTAAATCAGGTGTCAATGAATCGCATCCAAGATTTGGTGGTGTTTATGTTGGTTCATTATCGCGTCCAGATGTTAAGGAAGCAGTCGAGTCAGCCGATCTTATTCTTTCCATTGGTGCCTTGTTATCCGATTTCAACACTGGATCATTCTCATATGCATACAAGACCAAAAATGTCGTTGAATTCCACTCCGATTATACAAAGATTCGTCAAGCTACATTCCCAGGAGTGCAAATGAAAGAAGCTTTGAACAAGCTACTTAAAACCGTGAAATCAGCAGTCAACCCATCCTATGTTCCATCACCAGTACcacaacaaaaattgatCAACTCACCAGCAGAACCAGAAACACCACTCACACAAGAATACCTCTGGACAAAGGTCAGCTCATGGTTCAAAGAGGGTGACATTATCATTACGGAGACAGGTACTTCGGCATTTGGTATTGTTCAGTCAAGATTCCCAAACAACACAATTGGTATCTCCCAAGTCTTGTGGGGTTCCATTGGATACACCGTTGGTGCCACTTTGGGTGCTGCCATGGCTGCACAAGAAATTGATCCAAAGAAACGTGTCATCTTATTTGTCGGTGATGGTTCTTTGCAATTGACCGTGCAAGAAATCTCAACATTGTGTAAGTGGGAATGTAACAATACCTACTTGTACGTGCTCAACAATGATGGTTACACCATTGAGCGTTTGATCCACGGACAAAATGCCAGCTACAACGATATTCAACCATGGAACaatttgcaattgttgCCATTGTTCAATGCCAAGGACTACGAGTGTATCAGAGTTGCCACTGTTGGTGAGTTGAATGACTTATTTGACAAGAAGGATTTCTCTATCTCAGATAAGATTAGAATGATTGAAGTCATGTTGGCAAGAATGGATGCACCAGCCAACTTGGTGGCACAAGCCAAATTATCTGAAATGACCAACGCACAATCTTAG
- the CBF1 gene encoding basic helix-loop-helix protein (BUSCO:EOG09263P17), whose protein sequence is MSKREADTDLKVESKARKVGEDIAIDSELMAHHEKKDGEDKSAGEYNPSEVHAAHRAENGTSNDGTADVAASTGTADAAAAADAGAGAVTDGASAGAGAGADDANSAAATSEAAVDAAKTENSGNAVSDAATTPTATTSSASAVDVAKEQVEQAQKQQAYHQNYLRQNAEAHQQQQQQQQAQLAQQHKQHEEQSQQQQAHEQLQSHQQQHQQQQQHQQHHHHQHQHQSPPPQQSSPPQVRDSPPVGVPETTYRQMLSTEKPQHGSEEWHRLRKANHKEVERKRRDAINLGIKELAELIPTRDTNKTQILQRAVEYIKRLKENENNNIEKWTLEKLLTEQAVSELSASNEKLKQELERAYREIEHLKESRK, encoded by the coding sequence ATGAGTAAAAGAGAAGCCGACACAGATCTCAAGGTAGAGTCCAAGGCAAGGAAAGTTGGTGAGGATATTGCTATAGATTCAGAGTTAATGGCGCACCATGAAAAGAAGGATGGAGAGGATAAATCAGCTGGTGAATACAATCCTAGTGAAGTTCATGCTGCTCATCGTGCTGAAAATGGAACTAGCAATGATGGTACAGCTGACGTTGCTGCAAGTACTGGTACTGctgatgctgctgctgctgctgatgctgGCGCTGGCGCTGTTACTGATGGTGCcagtgctggtgctggtgctggtgctgacGATGCTAATTCTGCTGCTGCCACATCTGAAGCTGCCGTGGATGCTGCCAAGACAGAAAATTCTGGGAACGCCGTTAGCGATGCCGCAACAACTCCTACTGCCACTACCTCGTCTGCTTCTGCAGTTGATGTTGCAAAAGAGCAAGTAGAACAAGCTCAAAAACAACAGGCTTATCACCAAAACTATCTCAGGCAAAATGCAGAAgcacaccaacaacaacagcaacagcaacaagcTCAGCTTGCTCAGCAGCATAAACAACACGAGgagcaactgcaacaacaacaagccCACGAGCAATTACAATCtcatcaacagcaacaccagcaacaacaacaacatcaacaacatcatcatcatcaacaccaacatcaaTCGCCTCCACCACAACAGCTGTCTCCTCCGCAAGTCCGTGACTCTCCTCCTGTTGGCGTGCCAGAAACAACTTATAGACAAATGTTAAGTACCGAGAAGCCACAGCACGGTTCTGAAGAGTGGCACAGATTAAGAAAAGCCAACCATAAAGAAgttgagagaaagagaagagatgCTATAAATCTCGGAATCAAGGAGCTTGCTGAGTTGATTCCAACAAGAGATACAAACAAGACCCAAATCTTGCAAAGAGCAGTTGAATATatcaaaagattgaaagaaaatgaaaacaataatattGAGAAATGGACATTGGAAAAATTGTTGACCGAACAGGCCGTTTCTGAGTTGAGTGCTTCAAATGAGAAGTTGAAGCAAGAGTTGGAAAGGGCCTATCGTGAGATTGAACATTTGAAAGAGTCAAGAAAATAG
- the LeALS5708 gene encoding Agglutinin-like adhesin: MLFQIIQALVLLSIVKAAKVSNVFQSFDSLTWQKAGNYVYKTPAAPSWIAQLSWKILGSNVQAGDSFTLHMPCVFKFTTNSAGVSLAVGDTVYATCNFAPGDLVVAYSELQCVATSNVKASTNAYGTVSFPLTFNTGSSANKVDLEASKCFTAGNNRVTFTDGGNPLSIQVDFEGGSGINYQMGIGTDSIVVSNRVVPTLNKQQLYLLGGNCSNGYTSGTLGISVTSGSIDCSTVHAAITNFVNAWYYPTLASPFEYTSDCNTERFTINYSNIPAGYRPYIDLLVSVATGSPLGTVFTNQYRCSNRPNTIDSSMALTWSPYNNNQIGSNGEEVVVTTKTYYGSTTAVTTLPFSSGIDKTKTIVVDVPIPTTTAFEKICASSKSFETIKATPGATATIIEYVPDVSLCPLPSSSSEEISSSEEPTSSQDSSSSEELTSSEEPTPSQDSFSSEPPSSSEEPTSSEEPTSSEEPTSSEEPTSSEEPISSEEPTSSEKPTSSEKPTSSEDSSSSEPPSSSEKPTSSEELSSSEDTTSSEEPFSTDYSTSNEEIISSEKPTLNEEPSSSEDLSSSEEPISSEDTTSSEEPFSTDYSTSNEEIISSEEPTSSEDLSSSEEPASSEEPTSSEDFSFSIGPVSSEVTVSSEVTVSSEVTVSSEEPASSEEPTSSEDFSFSIGPVSSEVTVSSEEPASSEEPTSSEDFSFSIGPVSSEVTVSSEEPASSEEPTSSEDFSFSIGPVSSEVTVSSEVPVSSEEPTSSEDFSFSIGPVSSVVTMSSEEPTSSKEPTSSEDSSFSIGPVSSEVTTSSEDFSFSIGPVSSEVTVSSEVPTSNEKPTSSEKPTSSEVTVSSEEPTFSEELTSSEETTFSEEPITCDESTNCKGPTSSEEPTSSKNNNNVDTSPDKKTTCSGESTTSKESIVCEDATICEEPTTVQNPTLDTARTTSSCQPPVSSLSTTTSRQHTKPGAKTSADTKTTTTTKTKTTTTTKPSTKTLANGAKPTKVPGGKSSAPLTASKKGGKETILKSLTGSSLSTTTTTTISLRSASKSAVSSISTGAFIDVASAAASIDAVSAASSSFSISFMQFTKWTDLWFVSMVVVVVATVCI; the protein is encoded by the coding sequence ATGTTATTTCAAATAATCCAGGCGCTTGTCCTTTTGTCCATCGTTAAGGCTGCCAAAGTCAGCAATGTTTTTCAAAGCTTCGATAGCCTCACTTGGCAAAAAGCAGGAAACTATGTATATAAAACACCCGCAGCCCCTAGTTGGATTGCTCAGTTGTCGTGGAAAATTTTGGGCTCAAACGTTCAAGCCGGTGACTCATTCACATTGCATATGCCTTGTGTCTTTAAGTTCACCACTAATTCGGCTGGTGTCAGTTTAGCTGTTGGCGATACCGTGTATGCTACATGTAATTTCGCTCCTGGTGATTTGGTTGTTGCTTACTCTGAATTGCAATGTGTTGCAACAAGCAATGTCAAAGCAAGCACTAATGCTTATGGTACAGTTAGTTTCCCATTGACTTTTAATACTGGTAGTTCCGCCAATAAAGTTGACCTTGAGGCTTCAAAATGCTTTACCGCAGGAAACAATAGGGTCACTTTTACCGATGGAGGGAATCCTCTCAGCATACAAGTCGATTTTGAAGGCGGTTCAGGCATTAATTACCAAATGGGAATTGGAACCGATTCCATTGTTGTTTCCAATCGTGTTGTTCCTACATTAAATAAGCAACAGTTGTATCTTCTTGGAGGAAATTGTTCGAATGGCTACACTAGTGGTACCTTGGGCATTTCAGTTACCTCTGGACTGATTGATTGTCTGACAGTTCATGCTGCAATCACTAACTTTGTCAATGCTTGGTACTATCCAACTTTGGCATCGCCTTTTGAATACACCAGTGATTGCAACACTGAGAGGTTTACAATTAACTACTCCAATATACCAGCAGGTTATAGACCATATATTGATCTTCTTGTTCTGGTGGCCACGGGTAGTCCATTAGGAACTGTTTTTACCAATCAGTATAGATGCTCAAACAGACCAAACACTATTGATAGCTCGATGGCGCTTACATGGAGTCCATATAACAATAACCAAATCGGCTCCAATGGTGAAGAGGTTGTTGTGACAACAAAGACTTATTATGGATCAACAACTGCTGTAACCACTTTACCATTCAGTTCTGGTATTGATAAGACAAAAacgattgttgttgatgtgcCTATTCCCACTACAACTgcatttgaaaagatttgTGCTTCTAGTAAATCTTTTGAGACCATTAAAGCAACACCAGGTGCCACAGCTACAATCATTGAGTATGTTCCAGATGTGTCATTGTGTCCTCTTCCCAGCTCGAGCAGTGAAGAAATATCATCTAGTGAAGAGCCAACTTCAAGTCAGGATTCTTCCTCGAGTGAAGAGCTAACTTCTAGTGAAGAGCCAACTCCAAGTCAGGATTCTTTTTCGAGTGAACCGCCATCTTCAAGCGAAGAACCAACTTCAAGCGAAGAGCCAACTTCAAGCGAAGAACCAACTTCAAGCGAAGAGCCAACTTCAAGCGAAGAACCAATATCAAGCGAAGAACCAACTTCAAGTGAAAAACCAACTTCAAGTGAAAAACCAACTTCAAGTGAGGATTCTTCCTCGAGTGAACCGCCATCTTCAAGTGAAAAACCAACATCAAGTGAGGAGTTGTCCTCTAGTGAAGACACAACTTCAAGTGAGGAACCATTCTCTACTGATTATTCTACTTCTAACGAAGAGATAATTTCCAGTGAGAAACCAACTTTGAACGAGGAACCAAGTTCAAGTGAGGATTTGTCCTCAAGTGAAGAGCCAATTTCTAGTGAAGACACAACTTCTAGTGAGGAACCATTCTCTACTGATTATTCTACTTCTAACGAAGAGATAATATCCAGTGAAGAGCCAACTTCGAGTGAGGATTTGTCCTCCAGTGAAGAACCAGCTTCAAGCGAAGAACCAACTTCAAGCGAGGACTTTTCCTTTAGCATAGGACCAGTGTCAAGTGAGGTAACAGTATCAAGCGAGGTAACAGTGTCAAGTGAGGTAACAGTGTCAAGTGAGGAACCAGCTTCAAGCGAAGAACCAACTTCAAGCGAGGACTTTTCCTTTAGCATAGGACCAGTGTCAAGTGAGGTCACAGTGTCAAGTGAGGAACCAGCTTCAAGCGAAGAACCAACTTCAAGCGAGGACTTTTCCTTTAGCATAGGACCAGTGTCAAGTGAGGTCACAGTGTCAAGTGAGGAACCAGCTTCAAGCGAAGAACCAACTTCAAGCGAGGACTTTTCCTTTAGCATAGGACCAGTGTCAAGTGAGGTCACAGTGTCAAGTGAGGTACCAGTGTCAAGCGAAGAACCAACTTCAAGCGAGGACTTTTCCTTTAGCATAGGACCAGTTTCAAGTGTGGTAACAATGTCAAGTGAGGAACCAACTTCAAGTAAAGAGCCAACTTCAAGTGAGGACTCTTCCTTTAGCATAGGACCAGTGTCAAGTGAGGTAACAACTTCAAGTGAGGACTTTTCCTTTAGCATAGGACCAGTTTCAAGTGAGGTCACAGTGTCAAGTGAGGTACCAACTTCAAATGAAAAGCCAACGTCAAGCGAGAAACCAACTTCAAGTGAGGTAACAGTGTCAAGTGAAGAGCCAACTTTTAGCGAAGAATTAACTTCAAGTGAGGAAACTACTTTTAGTGAGGAACCTATTACGTGTGATGAGTCTACTAATTGCAAGGGGCCAACCTCTAGTGAGGAACCAACTTCaagtaaaaataataataatgtcGATACTTCTCctgacaaaaaaacaacttgTAGTGGTGAGTCAACTACAAGTAAGGAATCTATTGTTTGTGAAGATGCAACTATTTGTGAAGAGCCAACCACAGTACAGAATCCAACTTTAGATACGGCAAGAACAACTTCAAGCTGTCAACCACCAGTTTCCTCTTTATCGACTACAACATCCCGTCAACACACCAAACCTGGTGCTAAAACTAGTGCTGACACCaaaactacaactacaactaaaactaaaactacaactacaaccaAACCTAGCACTAAAACTTTAGCTAATGGTGCTAAACCTACTAAAGTACCAGGTGGCAAAAGTAGTGCTCCATTGACTGCTAGTAAAAAGGGTGGAAAGGAAACTATTTTGAAATCCTTGACTGGTAGTAGTCTCagtaccaccaccactactactatatCATTGCGTTCTGCATCAAAGTCGGCTGTTTCTAGTATTTCTACTGGGGCTTTTATAGATGTTgcttctgctgctgcttctaTAGATGCTGTTTctgctgcttcttcttctttttcaatttcttttatgCAGTTTACCAAATGGACTGATTTGTGGTTTGTGTCtatggttgttgttgttgttgctactGTGTGTATTTGA
- the MNN4_2 gene encoding mannosyltransferase, producing the protein MLDSVHDRDLQKLKEIELLTKEKEWNEAHKANTEEEEEQQTQKGKEKKMTKKSQRNGNIPNSNNVDADETVNSLLFNPEIKFKDNKELLTKYSHQGDKLFDKLQRLRIQQENKQENKQENKQENKQSHLSAEGASENWFKWQSKKKLDLFDDVLDSSKWCLSNSQLKKSNVQTKSYPNFNVFAFPGRLTEPKALLAAKSYLYSFAPLPAQVVFMTDNGLYAVDKSSNLVSVTKFMSEFNKDYGSSNDIDVEGEARNFAMKYPKDIHNVITSYSYQVPESSFRFDAEATLLNLKRKSKKKGGLGKLEEQYMYSLEYSIDIIQRQIEPKKYFYEAKVLNSEEGDHYDWRFFNGIIANALKKSEVLHNLTNAWLTFSRKNGINTWIAHGSLLAWYWNGLNFPWDIDIDVQMPVADLHHMCKDFNQTLLVIPSQNKMAGRYFIDCGPYITLREKANGKNAIDARFIDAHTGMYVDITALSLSNSKPPLTMYDPDINNGNVESKNWMETNTMLQIYNCRNSHFYKYKDLMPLVKTYMEGTIAYIPKKFKKILESEYKGGTTISRFQDHIFVPKLRIWVREELLFYFLRDRQRWIKYFKTDTAEKRKKYAFWFTETELEKLNQDQNPFTPARYLFQLNHDQLEEVADLGYDELQDLILSKEILQSYITSRESTAFHLEEMMKLIYGKSTSSMLVNAIV; encoded by the coding sequence ATGCTTGATTCTGTTCATGATCGTGATTTACAAAAGTTAAAGGAGATTGAATTATTGACTAAGGAGAAGGAGTGGAACGAAGCCCATAAAGCAAAcactgaagaagaagaagaacagcAAACCCAAAAGGgcaaggaaaagaaaatgacaAAGAAGAGCCAAAGGAATGGGAATATACCCAATAGTAATAATGTGGATGCTGATGAAACTGTGaattctcttttgtttaatcCGGAGATAAAATTCAAAGACAACAAAGAGCTATTAACAAAATACTCACATCAAGGTGACAAACTTTTCGACAAGCTACAAAGATTACGAATACAACAAGAGaataaacaagaaaataaacaagaaaataaacaagaaaataaacaatcCCATTTATCTGCAGAAGGTGCACTGGAAAATTGGTTCAAATggcaaagtaaaaaaaagttggatTTATTCGATGATGTTCTTGATTCCAGCAAATGGTGTTTGTCCAACTcccaattgaaaaaatctAATGTTCAAACAAAACTGTATCCCAATTTCAACGTGTTTGCATTTCCTGGAAGATTGACCGAGCCCAAAGCACTTTTGGCTGCAAAATCGTACCTTTACTCGTTTGCTCCGCTACCCGCCCAGGTAGTCTTTATGACTGATAATGGATTGTATGCTGTCGATAAGAGTTCGAATTTAGTCTCAGTGACCAAATTTATGAGTGAGTTTAACAAAGATTATGGATCATCGAACGACATAGATGTCGAAGGTGAAGCACGCAATTTTGCCATGAAATATCCTAAAGATATACACAATGTTATCACCTCCTATAGTTACCAAGTTCCTGAATCCAGTTTCCGCTTTGATGCAGAAGCAActcttttgaatttgaaaaggaaactgaaaaagaagggagGTTTGGGCAAATTGGAAGAGCAGTACATGTATTCCTTGGAATATTCAATTGACATTATTCAACGGCAAATTGAGCcaaaaaagtatttttaCGAGGCCAAGGTTCTAAACTCTGAAGAGGGAGACCACTATGACTGGAGATTTTTTAATGGAATTATTGCAAATGCTTTGAAGAAATCAGAAGTATTGCATAACCTCACTAATGCCTGGTTGACATTTTCCAGGAAAAATGGTATCAACACATGGATCGCACATGGCTCATTATTAGCTTGGTACTGGAATGGTTTAAATTTTCCTTGGGATATCGATATCGATGTACAAATGCCTGTGGCAGATTTGCATCACATGTGCAAAGATTTTAATCAAACATTATTGGTGATTCCGCTGCAGAATAAAATGGCTGGAAGGTATTTCATCGATTGCGGTCCTTACATCACACTACGAGAAAAGGCAAATGGGAAAAACGCAATCGATGCCAGATTTATAGATGCACATACAGGAATGTATGTTGATATAACAGCATTGAGTttatcaaattcaaaaccGCCGTTGACCATGTACGACCCTGATATAAATAATGGGAACGTCGAAAGTAAAAACTGGATGGAAACAAACACGATGTTGCAAATATATAATTGTCGCAACTCTCATTtttacaaatacaaagatCTAATGCCTTTGGTCAAGACGTATATGGAAGGCACCATTGCCTACATTCCGaaaaagtttaaaaaaattttagaATCGGAGTATAAAGGTGGCACTACAATACTGCGGTTTCAAGATCACATTTTTGTTCCAAAATTGCGTATATGGGTTCGTGAAGAgcttctcttttattttttacgTGATAGACAAAGATGGATTAAGTACTTCAAGACTGATACCGCGGAGAAGCGAAAGAAATACGCATTTTGGTTTACAGAAACAGAATTAGAGAAGCTAAACCAAGATCAGAATCCATTTACACCTGCACGCTATTTGTTTCAACTCAACCATGACCAGCTTGAAGAAGTTGCCGATTTGGGATACGACGAGTTGCAAGATTTGATATTAAGCAAGGAAATTTTACAGAGCTATATAACTTCAAGGGAATCCACTGCATTTCATCTCGAGGagatgatgaaattgatTTATGGAAAACTGACTTCTAGTATGCTCGTAAATGCAATAGTATAA